The Verrucomicrobiota bacterium genome includes a window with the following:
- a CDS encoding DUF5989 family protein, translating to MVKEFWSFLMHNKKFWLIPIIVVFVLFGLLIIFGGSSIAPFIYPLF from the coding sequence TTGGTTAAAGAATTTTGGAGCTTTCTGATGCACAACAAGAAGTTCTGGCTGATACCGATCATTGTCGTTTTCGTCCTCTTCGGACTACTCATAATATTTGGCGGAAGCTCAATAGCGCCCTTTATTTATCCACTGTTTTAG
- a CDS encoding glycosyltransferase, giving the protein MRILTIVEPGTDGVFRHVEALCNFLMSKGIDCDLVYSSKRSCPDLFILKERILANGGNVCDMNVGNSPSIGDISASLKILKSIVSKKPDLVHCHSSKAGALGRIVGSIFFPVTPIVYSPHAYYGLLGRSTIKTLIFDSIELFLSGRAFTLNISDDERNYGNRKLGVSPSQSTVLPHGVDTERFKPVSKDNRMKLREKYGIDQRAKIMGIIGRASPQKDYPTLYNAIRFALNKNPEMSFFQVSWGRGLGSIKMLADELKISKRITFSSYLDDVREFYGIVDGVIMTSKYEAGIPYVALEAISCGLPLIASDGIGIRELSSCRFRNVRIAQTKNPQAFSEAMTKWFLEDCCDDPHDRRLIENNFSSGAALGKIALLYEFLLTASQKRATDSASC; this is encoded by the coding sequence ATGCGTATCTTAACAATTGTCGAGCCAGGGACCGATGGAGTGTTTCGCCATGTTGAAGCGCTTTGCAATTTCCTAATGTCCAAAGGGATCGACTGTGATCTCGTTTACTCTTCCAAAAGAAGCTGTCCAGATTTGTTTATATTAAAGGAAAGAATATTGGCAAATGGTGGGAACGTTTGTGACATGAACGTTGGAAATTCCCCGAGCATAGGAGATATTTCTGCGTCTTTGAAGATTCTGAAATCAATCGTGAGTAAAAAGCCAGACTTGGTTCATTGCCACAGTTCAAAAGCAGGCGCTCTTGGTCGAATTGTGGGGTCAATATTTTTTCCAGTTACTCCAATCGTTTATTCCCCACATGCCTATTATGGGTTATTAGGTCGGAGTACTATCAAAACTTTGATTTTTGATTCCATAGAACTTTTTTTATCAGGGAGAGCATTCACTCTAAATATATCTGATGATGAGAGAAACTATGGAAACCGAAAGCTGGGGGTTTCACCGTCTCAATCTACAGTGTTACCTCATGGTGTTGACACCGAAAGATTCAAACCAGTTTCGAAGGACAATCGAATGAAACTCCGAGAGAAATACGGGATAGATCAAAGAGCCAAAATCATGGGAATTATTGGACGAGCTTCGCCGCAGAAGGATTATCCTACTCTCTATAATGCGATCAGATTCGCGCTAAATAAGAATCCGGAGATGAGTTTTTTCCAGGTAAGCTGGGGGAGGGGATTGGGAAGTATCAAGATGCTTGCTGATGAATTAAAAATCTCAAAGAGAATTACATTTTCTTCCTACCTGGATGACGTTCGTGAATTTTATGGTATTGTTGATGGAGTAATCATGACTTCCAAATATGAAGCAGGAATCCCCTATGTTGCGTTAGAAGCAATTAGCTGTGGATTGCCTTTAATTGCCTCGGATGGGATTGGAATACGCGAACTAAGTAGCTGTAGATTCCGAAATGTGAGAATTGCCCAAACGAAGAATCCTCAAGCTTTCAGCGAAGCAATGACCAAGTGGTTTCTTGAAGATTGCTGTGATGATCCTCATGATAGAAGATTGATCGAAAATAACTTTAGCAGTGGTGCAGCTCTAGGAAAAATAGCCCTACTTTATGAGTTCTTACTAACAGCCTCTCAAAAAAGAGCTACTGATTCAGCTAGCTGTTAG
- a CDS encoding class I SAM-dependent methyltransferase, producing the protein MKRLLKKTLRRFLGKPPVSSMTVENLYGYLDAIYHKKMVDGPIVEIGVAYGGTTALACQFLSKIGCHKKYYCVDTFSGFVESQLDKDHKLGLSKIHDNFFSDSSLKHVKENLNRWGITRNIDFIQHDICKANPSDLPDNISICLLDVDLRDPIYDALHLLKNKMAEGGIILVDDCKDGTSWVGADIGYREFVQEEQLEPKYYMGFGVVEFAKDSDQNIPWVFSLRPNKIPKNYYTD; encoded by the coding sequence ATGAAGCGATTGCTTAAAAAAACACTTAGAAGATTTCTGGGAAAACCTCCAGTTTCTTCTATGACTGTAGAGAATCTCTACGGATACTTGGATGCCATTTACCACAAAAAAATGGTGGATGGACCCATCGTAGAGATAGGCGTAGCTTATGGAGGAACCACAGCATTAGCGTGTCAGTTTCTGTCAAAAATTGGGTGCCACAAAAAATATTACTGCGTGGATACGTTTTCCGGGTTTGTCGAATCACAACTAGATAAAGATCATAAACTGGGTTTAAGCAAAATTCACGATAACTTTTTCAGTGATAGTTCTCTTAAACATGTGAAGGAAAATCTGAATAGGTGGGGAATCACTAGGAATATAGATTTCATACAACATGACATTTGTAAGGCTAATCCATCAGATCTTCCCGATAATATTTCTATTTGCCTTCTTGATGTGGATTTAAGGGATCCGATTTACGACGCACTCCACCTATTAAAAAACAAAATGGCAGAAGGAGGAATTATTCTTGTTGATGATTGTAAAGATGGAACATCCTGGGTTGGCGCCGACATCGGATACCGGGAATTTGTGCAAGAGGAACAGCTAGAACCAAAGTACTATATGGGATTCGGCGTTGTAGAGTTTGCTAAAGATTCCGACCAAAACATTCCTTGGGTCTTCTCATTAAGGCCAAATAAAATCCCCAAGAATTATTACACTGATTGA
- a CDS encoding sugar transferase, whose product MTQAHPRKSNQSTVAAISLAGDTVFTFLALSFAYWLRFETALKHVGVPPEGAHYQLYIPLLVLGTLSLIATFSYLGLYNDKQILHLHRTFLVIVKGSVFWFFAYLGTSLALKFEPQISRMFVTLALFTSGGLLTLWRIALHKLLLRKELLPSLQKNVAILGINKDASKLYQAMSKDKNHPYNPVGIIFRSDSEDQITKLDVDIPGLGSDVDLETHIKNHEIEILIIATSNLKKEKTLEIATICERNYVAFKIVPSSFQVFLSGLNLQNISGIPILGIETLPLDRMGNRVIKRIIDILGGLVGLLISIPLMAILAIFIKRESKGSVLYKQIRTGKNGEPFKIYKLRSMRTDAEKENRAQWAIENDPRRTKIGQLMRQTNLDEIPQFWNVLKGEMSLVGPRPERPELIEGFLYEVQHYQTRHSVKPGLTGWAQINGLRGNTSLESRIQYDLFYIENWSVWMDVYIMVMTLVRRKNAY is encoded by the coding sequence ATGACCCAAGCTCATCCGCGTAAATCAAACCAAAGCACGGTAGCAGCCATCTCCCTGGCAGGGGATACCGTATTTACGTTCCTGGCATTATCATTTGCTTACTGGTTGAGATTTGAAACCGCTTTAAAGCATGTGGGCGTTCCTCCCGAAGGTGCGCACTACCAACTCTATATCCCTCTACTGGTACTGGGAACGCTTTCCCTAATAGCCACTTTTAGTTATCTGGGGCTTTACAACGACAAACAGATTCTTCACCTACACCGGACATTCTTAGTCATTGTTAAAGGATCTGTCTTTTGGTTTTTTGCCTACTTGGGGACCTCCCTTGCGCTTAAGTTTGAACCTCAGATATCGAGAATGTTCGTAACCCTTGCCCTCTTTACATCAGGCGGATTACTCACCCTCTGGCGAATCGCGTTACACAAGCTATTACTTCGTAAAGAACTGCTCCCTTCTCTCCAGAAGAACGTGGCAATTCTTGGCATAAATAAAGATGCCTCCAAGCTGTATCAAGCTATGTCAAAGGATAAGAATCACCCCTACAATCCGGTAGGCATAATCTTTAGATCAGACTCTGAAGACCAAATTACCAAGTTGGATGTAGACATACCAGGCCTTGGGTCCGACGTGGATTTAGAAACTCATATTAAGAATCACGAAATTGAAATTCTAATCATAGCGACTTCCAATTTAAAAAAAGAAAAGACCCTTGAGATCGCCACCATCTGCGAGCGCAATTACGTTGCTTTCAAAATCGTCCCGAGCTCATTCCAGGTTTTTCTTTCGGGCCTCAATCTACAAAACATTTCAGGGATTCCGATTCTGGGCATTGAGACTCTTCCCCTGGATCGTATGGGCAACCGGGTAATAAAAAGAATAATAGATATTTTAGGAGGACTGGTCGGACTACTGATATCCATTCCCTTAATGGCAATTCTTGCGATTTTCATAAAAAGGGAAAGTAAAGGCTCAGTACTGTATAAACAAATACGCACTGGAAAGAACGGTGAACCCTTTAAAATATATAAATTACGTTCCATGCGCACCGACGCCGAAAAAGAAAACAGAGCTCAATGGGCAATCGAAAACGACCCTCGACGAACCAAAATCGGACAATTAATGCGCCAAACTAATCTCGATGAAATACCTCAATTCTGGAATGTCCTGAAAGGAGAAATGAGCCTCGTTGGACCGCGCCCCGAACGACCGGAACTTATAGAAGGTTTCCTTTACGAGGTTCAACACTACCAGACCCGTCATTCAGTCAAACCAGGGCTTACCGGCTGGGCACAAATTAACGGGCTTCGGGGAAATACGAGTCTTGAGAGCCGCATCCAATACGACCTCTTCTACATTGAAAACTGGTCGGTATGGATGGATGTGTATATTATGGTGATGACGCTGGTGAGGAGGAAGAATGCGTATTAG
- a CDS encoding glycosyltransferase family 1 protein has protein sequence MNFLTPIWRRSSTAFSIPKLVFEVMRVAFNGRFSGTNRPTGTQTVAFWIFESVLRKKRDFEVFVFVDTSTDKRIQNWNNYPGVRIIHVPFRSWGKIRCNAWEQIVFPTLARNLNCDLIHNPINTCPRYCRGISNIVTVHDLNFLHHPEWYGFTFRRWLVHWILPAIKKAESVVCVSDYVQKDVTKTLKLNSRNVHRIYNGVKSSIVSEEVTATHGSYVLTVNPWQPHKNLRRVIEAMKLIWGKRPELDLVIVGRAQENFGKGENLREHLDDPRIRVLDYVSEEELKILYSEAALLCYPSLEEGFGLPILESLISGAPVVTSNLSCLPEIGGSSCQYVDPFSAISIAEGIQVLLNEDSVSRNSRIEKGLVHAKKFNWSLVAEQYIELYKQCVS, from the coding sequence GTGAATTTCTTAACCCCGATATGGAGAAGATCTTCTACCGCTTTCTCCATACCGAAGTTGGTTTTTGAGGTTATGAGAGTTGCATTTAACGGGAGATTTTCCGGGACCAATCGTCCTACGGGTACTCAAACTGTAGCGTTCTGGATCTTCGAATCCGTCTTGAGAAAAAAACGAGATTTCGAGGTCTTTGTCTTTGTAGATACCTCTACCGATAAAAGAATACAAAACTGGAATAACTACCCAGGGGTTAGAATAATCCATGTCCCATTTCGAAGTTGGGGAAAAATTCGTTGTAATGCTTGGGAGCAAATTGTTTTTCCGACACTTGCTCGTAATTTAAACTGCGACCTAATCCATAATCCGATTAATACCTGTCCGAGATATTGTAGAGGAATATCGAACATTGTTACTGTGCACGACCTAAATTTTTTGCACCATCCTGAGTGGTATGGGTTTACATTTCGGAGGTGGTTAGTTCACTGGATTCTTCCAGCTATTAAAAAGGCTGAAAGTGTTGTTTGCGTGTCTGACTACGTGCAAAAAGACGTTACAAAAACTCTGAAGTTAAATAGTAGAAATGTTCATCGCATTTATAATGGTGTAAAATCCTCCATAGTTTCGGAGGAAGTTACGGCGACTCATGGAAGTTACGTACTCACAGTCAATCCATGGCAACCACATAAAAATCTGCGAAGAGTTATTGAAGCAATGAAGCTAATTTGGGGAAAACGTCCCGAATTGGATTTGGTAATCGTAGGAAGGGCACAGGAAAATTTTGGGAAAGGCGAAAATCTCAGAGAACATCTAGATGATCCTAGAATCAGAGTCCTTGATTACGTTTCGGAAGAGGAGTTGAAAATCTTATATTCCGAAGCGGCATTGCTCTGCTATCCATCCTTAGAAGAGGGATTCGGCCTCCCAATATTGGAATCGCTTATTTCAGGAGCTCCTGTGGTTACTTCGAATTTGAGTTGTCTTCCAGAAATAGGCGGAAGTTCTTGCCAATATGTTGATCCGTTTTCCGCGATTTCAATCGCAGAAGGAATCCAGGTTTTATTGAATGAGGATTCAGTAAGCAGGAATTCGAGAATAGAAAAAGGATTGGTTCATGCCAAAAAGTTTAATTGGTCTTTGGTAGCTGAGCAATATATCGAATTGTACAAACAATGCGTATCTTAA